Proteins encoded together in one Rossellomorea sp. y25 window:
- a CDS encoding MFS transporter produces the protein MSSYKKLLGDIDLTKDLTLLLLIGGLYSLSIALSNTFVNIYLWKQSGEFIDLGIYNLTVVIFQPITFILAGRLAKKVDRVIVLRFGVIFLALFYISVLAFGESAENFLVVLGALLGIGYGFYWLAFNVLTFEITEPETRDFFNGFLGTLTSAGGMIGPILAGFIISRFTSFKGYTIVFGLSLLLFSIAVLMSFFLKRRPASGRYLFLRILEERKNNDNWRHITNAHFFQGLREGTFIFIISVFVFISTGSEFAIGTFGLINSGIAFVGYYIASRVIKKKFRKRAILIGGILLYLAIFLIVFDVSYTKLLLYAGVIAIAYPILLVPYISMTYDVIGTGWNAAEMRIEYIVVREIFLNLGRIVSVLAFIIAVTFFNQEESIPILLLMLGAGHTLIYFFVRKVELPI, from the coding sequence ATGAGTAGCTATAAAAAGTTATTAGGCGATATTGATTTAACGAAAGATCTGACTCTGCTGTTATTGATTGGCGGATTATATTCATTGAGTATTGCGCTCTCAAACACATTTGTAAACATCTACTTGTGGAAGCAATCGGGTGAATTCATTGACTTAGGCATCTATAATTTAACCGTGGTGATCTTTCAGCCGATAACTTTTATATTAGCAGGAAGATTGGCAAAGAAGGTAGACCGGGTGATTGTGTTACGCTTCGGGGTTATTTTTTTGGCGCTATTTTACATATCTGTTCTCGCCTTCGGAGAGTCTGCCGAAAACTTTTTGGTTGTATTGGGGGCGTTGCTCGGGATCGGTTATGGCTTCTATTGGTTAGCATTTAATGTGCTTACCTTTGAAATCACCGAACCTGAAACGAGAGATTTTTTTAACGGCTTTCTTGGTACGTTAACGTCAGCTGGAGGAATGATTGGACCGATTCTCGCAGGTTTTATCATTTCCAGGTTTACGTCATTTAAAGGATATACCATTGTGTTCGGTTTATCTCTTTTGCTTTTTTCGATTGCTGTCCTTATGAGCTTCTTTCTTAAAAGGCGACCTGCCTCCGGAAGATATCTATTCCTCAGAATTCTGGAAGAAAGGAAAAACAATGATAATTGGCGGCACATTACGAACGCTCACTTTTTTCAGGGATTGAGAGAAGGGACGTTTATCTTTATTATTTCTGTATTTGTTTTCATCAGTACGGGAAGTGAGTTTGCCATAGGTACGTTTGGTCTCATCAACTCGGGAATCGCATTCGTAGGGTATTATATTGCCTCTAGAGTGATTAAGAAAAAATTTCGGAAACGAGCGATTCTGATAGGGGGTATCCTCCTCTACTTAGCCATTTTCTTAATCGTATTTGATGTATCGTACACGAAATTATTATTGTACGCAGGCGTCATTGCCATTGCTTACCCCATCCTCCTGGTTCCTTATATTTCAATGACGTATGATGTAATCGGAACGGGATGGAACGCCGCTGAAATGAGAATTGAGTATATTGTAGTAAGGGAGATTTTCTTGAATTTAGGAAGAATTGTGTCAGTCTTGGCGTTCATCATTGCTGTCACATTTTTCAATCAGGAAGAGAGCATCCCCATCCTCCTACTAATGCTTGGAGCGGGTCATACCCTCATTTATTTCTTTGTACGAAAAGTCGAACTGCCCATATAG
- a CDS encoding superoxide dismutase translates to MAYELPQLPYAYDALEPHIDKDTMNIHHTKHHNAYVTKVNDALQGHDDLLSKSIEDLVSNLDAVPEGARTAVRNNGGGHANHSLFWTVLSPNGGGAPSGELADAISSKFGSFDSFKEEFANAAATRFGSGWAWLVVNNGELEVTSTPNQDSPLMEGKTPVLGLDVWEHAYYLNYQNRRPDYIGAFWNVVNWDEVAKRYSAAK, encoded by the coding sequence ATGGCTTACGAATTACCGCAATTACCTTATGCATATGATGCTTTAGAGCCTCATATTGACAAGGACACAATGAACATTCACCACACGAAACACCATAACGCATATGTTACGAAAGTAAATGATGCACTTCAAGGTCACGATGATTTACTAAGCAAATCCATTGAAGATCTTGTTTCTAACTTAGACGCTGTTCCTGAAGGTGCTCGTACTGCAGTACGCAACAATGGTGGCGGCCACGCTAATCACTCTCTATTCTGGACAGTATTATCTCCGAATGGTGGAGGCGCTCCATCTGGAGAGCTGGCAGATGCCATCTCTTCCAAGTTCGGAAGCTTCGATTCATTTAAAGAAGAATTCGCTAACGCTGCTGCTACTCGCTTTGGCTCAGGTTGGGCTTGGCTAGTGGTAAACAACGGTGAATTAGAAGTAACAAGCACACCAAACCAGGATAGCCCTCTAATGGAAGGTAAAACTCCTGTTTTAGGTCTTGACGTTTGGGAACATGCTTACTACCTGAATTATCAAAACCGTCGCCCTGACTACATCGGTGCGTTCTGGAACGTTGTAAACTGGGATGAAGTAGCGAAACGTTATTCAGCTGCTAAATAA
- a CDS encoding DUF456 family protein — MEMIYWSIIIVLMILSFVGLIYPILPSVVFLIGSFILYGVFFSFEPFSWLFWTVQVLFVILLFGADYMANLIGVKKFGGTRAGIWGSTIGLLIGPFVIPVIGILIGPFLGAIIGEWVVHRSDLKTAVKVGVGSVVGFISSVVTKGIIQIVMAIYFFVII; from the coding sequence ATGGAAATGATTTATTGGAGTATTATTATCGTACTGATGATTTTATCCTTTGTCGGATTGATTTACCCGATATTGCCCAGCGTCGTCTTTCTGATAGGAAGCTTCATTTTGTACGGAGTGTTTTTCAGCTTCGAACCGTTTAGCTGGTTATTCTGGACAGTACAGGTTCTATTCGTGATCCTTCTATTCGGTGCTGATTATATGGCGAATCTTATAGGTGTCAAAAAATTTGGAGGGACGAGAGCTGGAATCTGGGGGAGTACAATTGGCTTATTGATTGGCCCTTTTGTCATCCCCGTGATCGGGATCCTTATCGGCCCGTTTCTAGGTGCAATCATAGGTGAATGGGTAGTGCACAGGTCTGATCTTAAGACTGCCGTAAAGGTAGGCGTAGGATCCGTCGTTGGATTCATCTCTAGTGTCGTGACAAAAGGAATCATCCAGATTGTCATGGCTATCTATTTCTTCGTTATCATTTGA
- a CDS encoding Na/Pi cotransporter family protein, translating into MELNWQEMLFQFFGGLGIFLFGIKYMGDGLQKSAGERLKEILDKFTTNPFMGVLAGIFVTVLIQSSSGTTVIVVGLVSAGFMTLRQAIGVIMGANIGTTVTAFIIGIDIGEYALPIIAVGTIMLFFFKNKKVHNIGQMIFGFGALFYGLELMGGGMKPLRSLEAFHDLTVSMSTNPILGVVIGTLFTVIVQSSSATIGILQELYSSDLVDIQAALPILFGDNIGTTITAVLAALGASVAARRAAAVHVLFNLIGSTIFLIILPFFTKFVLFLQSSFNLNEPMTIAFAHGSFNITNTIIQFPFIALLAVIVTKLIPGQDSLVDYNSKHLDPMFIEQSPSIALGQAKEEVLRMGKFAVKGLEETNEFLKSKSSKNAEAAYQIEGAINNLDKKITNYLVDLSSASLSENESERHSILMDTVRDIERVGDHFENIVELIEYQQTNKVKITDDAMNDLEIMFSLTIETVEKALKSLDLNDTDIAREVAEKEDQIDKMERKLRKQHILRMNEGKCSGQAGIVFVDIVSNLERIGDHAVNIAEAVLGVE; encoded by the coding sequence ATGGAATTAAATTGGCAAGAGATGTTGTTTCAGTTCTTTGGAGGATTAGGGATTTTCCTCTTCGGGATAAAGTATATGGGAGACGGACTTCAAAAGTCTGCCGGTGAACGCCTGAAAGAAATTCTTGATAAGTTCACGACCAACCCATTTATGGGCGTATTGGCAGGTATTTTTGTAACCGTCTTAATACAGTCCAGTAGTGGTACGACGGTTATCGTAGTCGGATTAGTAAGTGCGGGCTTCATGACACTTAGACAAGCGATCGGTGTCATCATGGGTGCTAATATCGGGACCACGGTTACAGCGTTTATCATCGGGATCGATATTGGTGAATACGCCTTACCAATTATTGCAGTAGGAACAATTATGTTATTCTTCTTTAAGAATAAAAAAGTACACAATATTGGTCAGATGATTTTTGGTTTCGGTGCATTATTCTATGGATTGGAATTAATGGGTGGAGGAATGAAGCCTCTGCGTTCACTTGAAGCCTTTCATGACCTAACTGTAAGTATGAGTACAAACCCCATTCTTGGAGTAGTGATTGGAACTCTATTTACTGTCATTGTACAAAGTTCATCTGCAACGATCGGTATCTTACAAGAGCTATACAGTTCAGATTTAGTGGATATCCAGGCAGCACTACCTATTTTATTCGGGGATAATATCGGAACGACCATTACGGCAGTTCTGGCAGCTTTGGGTGCTTCAGTCGCTGCAAGACGTGCTGCAGCAGTCCATGTACTCTTTAATCTGATTGGCTCTACAATCTTTTTGATCATTTTGCCATTTTTCACTAAGTTTGTTCTGTTTTTACAATCTTCATTCAACCTGAATGAACCGATGACTATCGCTTTTGCTCACGGCTCATTTAATATAACGAATACAATTATTCAGTTCCCGTTCATCGCCCTATTAGCGGTGATCGTTACGAAATTGATCCCAGGGCAGGATTCACTTGTTGATTATAACTCTAAACATCTAGATCCAATGTTTATAGAACAATCACCTTCTATCGCGTTAGGACAAGCGAAGGAAGAAGTACTTCGCATGGGTAAATTCGCTGTAAAGGGATTGGAAGAAACAAATGAGTTCCTGAAGTCAAAGAGCTCTAAAAATGCGGAGGCAGCTTATCAAATTGAAGGGGCCATTAACAATCTTGATAAGAAAATCACGAATTACCTGGTTGATTTATCTTCTGCTTCATTATCTGAAAATGAGTCCGAGCGCCATTCAATCTTAATGGATACCGTACGTGATATCGAACGTGTAGGTGATCATTTTGAGAATATCGTTGAACTGATTGAATATCAACAAACCAACAAGGTTAAAATTACGGATGATGCAATGAACGACCTTGAAATAATGTTTAGTCTAACAATTGAAACAGTGGAAAAAGCGTTAAAATCTTTAGACTTAAACGATACTGACATTGCAAGAGAAGTAGCTGAAAAAGAAGATCAGATCGATAAAATGGAGAGAAAGCTTCGTAAACAACATATTCTGCGTATGAACGAAGGGAAATGTTCTGGACAAGCAGGTATCGTGTTTGTCGACATCGTCAGTAACTTAGAACGTATCGGTGATCATGCAGTCAATATTGCAGAAGCAGTATTGGGTGTAGAATAA
- a CDS encoding DUF1189 domain-containing protein, with product MNVFQQLYKSIYSPKDIATFRFQGIGKTIRYVFLLALISILPVAIQFISFATSAIENVRESVEAEFPSFSIENGSLSSSETEPITIDKDSMTIIFDSTGDLQEKNLDENENTIAFLEKSFVVINQGNVQSSSYSLFGSTALTKDGLIDLLDSLIGMKWILLPVALFFLYLFTSGMMFLKVTIFAIIGVTFANVLKRNVNYRQSFRITAYSATVSTLFFTLMELLQTFIPAAPILDWFVITVILYLVVKEIPQKRIRP from the coding sequence ATGAATGTATTTCAACAATTGTATAAAAGTATCTATTCCCCAAAAGACATTGCAACATTCCGCTTTCAGGGAATTGGCAAGACGATCCGTTATGTCTTCCTGCTGGCACTTATTTCTATATTACCCGTAGCTATTCAATTTATATCATTTGCTACCAGTGCCATCGAGAATGTCAGAGAATCAGTAGAAGCTGAGTTTCCATCCTTTTCAATAGAGAATGGTTCGTTGTCATCCAGTGAGACAGAGCCGATTACAATCGATAAAGACAGTATGACCATTATCTTTGATAGTACCGGTGACCTCCAAGAAAAAAACCTTGATGAAAATGAAAATACGATTGCATTTTTGGAAAAGAGTTTCGTTGTCATTAACCAAGGAAACGTTCAATCTTCTTCCTATTCTTTGTTTGGAAGTACAGCCCTTACTAAAGATGGCTTAATTGATTTATTAGATTCCTTAATAGGGATGAAATGGATTCTCCTTCCCGTAGCCTTATTTTTTCTCTACTTATTCACTTCAGGAATGATGTTCTTGAAGGTGACGATATTCGCAATAATCGGTGTTACGTTCGCAAATGTTCTTAAACGAAATGTAAACTACCGTCAAAGCTTTCGAATCACCGCCTATTCCGCAACGGTTTCTACATTGTTTTTTACCCTAATGGAATTGCTGCAAACCTTTATTCCTGCCGCCCCGATTCTGGATTGGTTTGTGATCACTGTCATTCTGTATTTAGTCGTGAAAGAGATTCCGCAAAAGAGAATCCGGCCATAA
- a CDS encoding methyl-accepting chemotaxis protein — translation MSKIINFLRKWPQQIKMVPNEKRVLPFFKILTLKKRLFIVIFLLVTITGSTIGCISYLKSKQATIHLMEQRLDREVTSMSEIAQSLMLIYIGEQEQFEKKLNDVIKKQDTALTQDNIEAQFYFIKDSKAVPSSVSKGSELQFGKPLIDEIEELEKGTIETTIKGETYTVAFHSIQELQGEYVIVVPQEEYMQDIRSMAAYTLGMIGLSAGIAFIIVLLFVNRLTPPIAQLRESMKKIRDGDLAANIPVETTMPEIVSLQKSFDSMVVKMKDLIHNIHQTTDSLASTGMQLQSSSSELLKENEYMVETVRMVKAGAEETAGTSEVSVNHFLEMNVTVKSIFVKMNTVFEKTKDMNESAGEGEYKVDKMVGGLNRVSGDFKQMNKIIQEVHEQSSSIVTVISLIHQIAEQTKLLALNATIEAARAGESGRGFAVVANEVKKLAEQSSDATKNISETILTMESITLNATRQFDQFFKEFQYYVSEATETRESFDLLKNEIDGVSMDLQNMKEDLNYLKISLPKVEASTEAFSSVSQETLAGTEQMLAAFEEQHEKVRNTHEVGEKLLSASNQLKELSRQFKL, via the coding sequence TTGTCGAAAATAATAAACTTCTTAAGGAAATGGCCACAACAGATAAAAATGGTTCCAAATGAGAAAAGGGTACTTCCGTTTTTCAAGATCTTAACCTTAAAGAAACGATTATTCATAGTCATTTTTCTGCTGGTTACCATTACTGGCTCAACAATTGGATGTATATCTTATTTAAAGTCCAAACAGGCTACCATTCATCTGATGGAACAGCGCTTGGATCGTGAAGTGACCTCGATGAGTGAAATTGCACAAAGCTTGATGCTCATTTATATCGGTGAACAGGAACAGTTTGAAAAAAAGCTGAATGATGTAATCAAAAAACAGGATACGGCATTGACCCAGGATAATATAGAAGCACAATTCTATTTTATTAAAGATTCTAAAGCTGTACCCTCTTCAGTTAGTAAAGGTTCTGAATTACAATTTGGGAAACCTCTTATAGATGAAATCGAAGAACTTGAAAAAGGGACCATCGAAACAACCATCAAAGGGGAAACCTATACGGTGGCTTTCCATTCAATTCAAGAGTTGCAAGGAGAGTATGTGATCGTTGTCCCTCAGGAAGAGTATATGCAAGACATTCGGTCAATGGCTGCCTATACACTGGGTATGATTGGGCTTAGCGCTGGGATTGCCTTTATCATTGTCTTGTTATTTGTGAACCGGTTGACTCCCCCGATCGCTCAATTGCGCGAATCGATGAAGAAAATAAGAGATGGTGATCTGGCTGCCAACATCCCAGTCGAAACGACGATGCCGGAAATCGTTTCCCTTCAGAAAAGTTTTGATTCGATGGTAGTGAAAATGAAAGACTTAATACATAATATTCATCAAACAACAGACAGTTTAGCTTCTACAGGGATGCAGCTTCAATCCTCTTCATCTGAACTATTGAAAGAAAATGAGTATATGGTAGAAACGGTACGAATGGTGAAAGCGGGAGCAGAAGAAACGGCAGGTACTTCCGAAGTAAGTGTCAACCACTTCCTAGAAATGAATGTGACTGTAAAATCCATATTTGTGAAAATGAATACCGTCTTTGAAAAAACAAAGGATATGAATGAATCTGCGGGTGAAGGGGAGTACAAAGTTGATAAAATGGTTGGGGGGTTGAACAGGGTATCCGGGGACTTCAAGCAAATGAATAAGATCATTCAAGAAGTCCATGAACAATCATCCTCCATCGTCACCGTGATTTCATTGATTCATCAAATTGCCGAACAAACGAAACTCCTTGCCCTCAATGCCACGATTGAAGCCGCAAGGGCGGGTGAATCCGGTCGTGGGTTTGCGGTGGTGGCAAATGAAGTCAAGAAGCTTGCGGAGCAATCATCAGATGCTACTAAGAATATTAGTGAAACCATTCTTACGATGGAGTCAATCACATTAAATGCTACAAGGCAATTCGATCAATTTTTCAAAGAATTTCAGTACTACGTATCAGAAGCTACTGAAACACGGGAATCGTTTGATTTGTTGAAAAATGAAATAGATGGTGTCAGCATGGATCTGCAAAATATGAAAGAAGATTTGAACTATCTAAAAATATCTCTCCCTAAGGTGGAAGCTTCGACTGAGGCGTTTTCTTCCGTTTCACAAGAAACGTTAGCAGGAACTGAGCAGATGCTTGCTGCCTTTGAAGAGCAGCACGAAAAGGTTAGAAATACCCATGAAGTAGGAGAAAAGCTATTGAGTGCATCCAACCAACTAAAGGAATTAAGCAGGCAATTCAAGTTATAA
- a CDS encoding MFS transporter: protein MTNKVLQLVIGLLPILMVLGNSMLIPILPSIEADLHLNSSWSGFILSSFTIPAALVIPFVGMLSDRYGRKRLIIVSLWIMILGSVLCVVSGEVNGNVRLFMIGRGLQGVGAAGTTPLAMALIGDIFQGQERSRMLGSLEVFNGIGKVVAPITGATLAILVHWNHSFWVFPLLCVVILIGLRETIETRHHNPNKKAHYSIFITKWRLLFPLYTMGGIGLFLLFGILFFLSYHIENTFHIDGFFKGFTFIFPLGAMTISSYWCGGRLKTDEELGWTYMKCGLLMMSVPLGFLIFFSSLGFLMFFITVSFGGLGLMLPVINAFITGSVSEHERGLIVSIYGAVRFGGVALGPIAYSLWKDNMVEMYSITFAFSLINLLLFMFLAKRRKGVYSPEIQ from the coding sequence ATGACAAATAAGGTTCTCCAACTGGTAATCGGGCTACTTCCCATATTAATGGTACTTGGTAATTCCATGCTTATTCCCATTCTTCCAAGTATTGAAGCGGATTTACATTTAAACAGCAGCTGGTCTGGTTTTATCCTAAGTTCATTCACCATCCCTGCTGCACTGGTGATTCCTTTCGTTGGAATGTTGTCTGATCGTTATGGAAGAAAACGATTAATCATCGTTTCATTATGGATAATGATTCTGGGAAGTGTGCTTTGTGTTGTAAGCGGAGAAGTAAATGGAAACGTCAGGCTTTTCATGATTGGCCGAGGATTACAAGGTGTGGGGGCGGCTGGGACTACACCTCTGGCCATGGCATTGATCGGTGACATCTTCCAGGGGCAGGAACGCTCGAGGATGTTAGGCTCGTTAGAAGTGTTTAATGGGATAGGAAAGGTAGTCGCACCCATCACCGGAGCCACACTGGCTATCCTTGTCCATTGGAATCATTCATTTTGGGTATTTCCTTTATTGTGCGTAGTGATATTAATCGGACTTAGGGAAACGATTGAAACGAGGCACCATAACCCAAATAAAAAAGCCCATTACTCCATCTTTATAACAAAATGGCGCCTGTTATTCCCTCTTTATACAATGGGAGGAATAGGCTTATTTTTATTATTCGGCATTCTCTTCTTTCTTTCCTACCATATTGAAAATACTTTTCATATTGATGGTTTTTTTAAAGGGTTTACGTTCATCTTTCCTCTTGGTGCGATGACCATTAGCTCTTACTGGTGTGGGGGGAGGCTAAAGACGGATGAGGAACTGGGATGGACGTATATGAAATGTGGACTATTAATGATGTCAGTCCCATTAGGCTTTCTGATCTTTTTTTCATCATTGGGGTTTTTAATGTTCTTTATTACGGTAAGCTTTGGTGGATTAGGCTTGATGCTGCCTGTCATTAATGCCTTTATTACGGGGAGTGTATCGGAACACGAAAGGGGACTTATTGTCAGTATTTATGGAGCTGTGAGGTTCGGTGGGGTTGCACTCGGACCCATTGCTTACAGTCTTTGGAAAGACAATATGGTGGAGATGTATTCGATCACCTTCGCTTTTTCACTAATCAACTTATTGTTATTTATGTTTCTCGCCAAGCGCAGAAAAGGGGTCTATAGTCCTGAAATTCAATAA